A genomic stretch from Sceloporus undulatus isolate JIND9_A2432 ecotype Alabama chromosome 5, SceUnd_v1.1, whole genome shotgun sequence includes:
- the GALR3 gene encoding LOW QUALITY PROTEIN: galanin receptor type 3 (The sequence of the model RefSeq protein was modified relative to this genomic sequence to represent the inferred CDS: inserted 7 bases in 4 codons), which produces MRQRRSRGLCITTCRVPPTFFPLGTGDKWGKARGLPHVGQSLLLDGEEDLKAPRQCPAHLFLTKPFFSDGEMPDSWNASTDSLEARTAGIIVPVVFSLIFLVGTVGNGLVLAVLLRNGQVKYNTTNLFILNLAVADLCFILFCVPFQATIYTLDGWLFGAFACKAVHFFIYLTMYASSFTLAAVSVDRYLAIRYPLKSRDLRTSRNAALAIFMIWTLSLLFAGPYLSYYQIVHYQKMPICVPIWEDQRRKILDILTFVFGYVLPVFVVSLAYARTIKFLWTAVDPIERISESRKAKRRVTKMIIAVAVLFCLCWLPHHLVILCFWFGYFPFNRATYACRLASHCLSYANSCLNPIVYALISKHFRKRFKQVFTCLLVQDNXERGGNKVHVANVTKXFSHTAAGFCGGNTEVTRCRRNIRCYQGLLLREAEVVLPEXMAHQLQDTAXSEQKGLMDEEGSGTPDNNPQVDTPPHGEL; this is translated from the exons ATGAGACAGAGGCGCAGTAGAGGTCTGTGCATCACAACTTGCAGAGTTCCTCCTACTTTCTTTCCCCTTGGCACTGGAGACAAGTGGGGCAAGGCCAGGGGGCTTCCCCATGTTGGCCAGTCATTGCTACTGGATGGTGAAGAAGACCTGAAGGCACCCAGGCAGTGCCCTGCCCATCTCTTCCTTACCAA GCCCTTTTTCTCTGATGGGGAGATGCCAGATAGCTGGAACGCATCTACAGACAGCCTGGAAGCACGAACTGCGGGCATCATTGTACCAGTGGTCTTCTCCCTCATCTTCCTTGTGGGCACCGTGGGGAATGGCCTGGTGCTTGCTGTGCTGCTACGCAATGGGCAGGTGAAATATAACACCACGAACCTCTTCATCCTCAATCTGGCTGTGGCAGATCTCTGCTTCATCCTCTTCTGTGTCCCTTTCCAGGCCACCATCTACACCTTGGATGGATGGCTCTTTGGTGCCTTTGCCTGCAAGGCTGTGCACTTCTTCATCTACCTCACTATGTATGCCAGCAGCTTTACCTTGGCAGCTGTTTCTGTGGACAG GTATTTGGCTATTCGATATCCACTGAAATCCCGGGATCTCCGTACCTCTCGCAATGCAGCTCTCGCCATTTTCATGATTTGGACATTGTCACTGCTTTTTGCAGGGCCATATCTCAGCTACTACCAAATAGTTCACTATCAAAAGATGCCCATCTGTGTCCCTATTTGGGAGGATCAGCGCCGCAAGATTTTGGACATCCTCACCTTTGTATTTGGCTATGTGCTCCCTGTCTTTGTGGTCAGTCTGGCTTATGCTAGGACCATTAAATTCCTGTGGACTGCTGTGGACCCCATTGAAAGGATCTCTGAATCTCGTAAAGCCAAGCGCAGGGTCACCAAGATGATTATTGCTGTGGCTGTCCTCTTCTGCCTCTGCTGGCTGCCTCACCACCTGGTGATCTTGTGCTTCTGGTTTGGCTATTTCCCCTTCAACCGGGCCACCTATGCCTGCCGCTTGGCTTCTCATTGCCTGTCCTATGCCAATTCCTGCCTCAACCCAATCGTCTATGCTCTTATCTCTAAGCACTTTCGCAAGAGGTTCAAGCAGGTCTTTACTTGCCTTCTTGTCCAAGACA AAGAACGAGGTGGAAACAAGGTCCATGTGGCCAACGTCACCAA GTTTAGTCACACTGCGGCAGGCTTCTGTGGAGGGAACACTGAAGTAACACGCTGCAGGAGAAACATCAGATGCTATCAAGGTCTGTTGTTAAGAGAAGCTGAAGTGGTTCTTCCTGA CATGGCCCATCAGTTACAAGACACTGC ATCTGAACAGAAGGGCCTAATGGATGAAGAAGGTTCTGGAACACCTGATAACAACCCACAGGTGGATACACCACCACACGGAGAACTGTAA